The nucleotide sequence AGCATCGTATCATAACGACCTATATTTGACTTTATAGTGGATCTGGCATTAAGCGTTTCAATGATCCGGCTTTTTCCGTCTTCAGTCTTCTTTTCGAGTTCAGAAATCTCTTCTTCAAGCTCTTTCAGTTTTTCTCTGTCTTCATCGAGAATAGCGATCCTGCCCTGCACCTTTTCATCAGCTTCACGCTTCTTCTCGCGAATTCCTTCGACCTCTTTTTCAAAGCCTTCCTTGTCTTTCTTCAGCGCATCAATACGATTATTAAAATGTTCATCCGAAACCTTGATCGTATTTATCTGCTCTTTAAGAACGTTTATCTGCCCCTGGATCTGGCCTTTATAAAGGGTTTTACCTGCTATTTCCTCCCTCTTGGCCTCGATTTTCTTGTCAATTTCTTCAGCCTCTGTGACCTTTTTTTCATAATTTACACGACTTTCTTCATACTGCTGTACTGCTTCCTTAAGGTCTCCGTCAGCGATTTCCTGCTTTTCTACAGTTTCTTTTATCTGGGTTTTAAATTTATCCGTTTCCAAAAGAAAAACATTTATATCAAGACCTTTAAGTTCCTCTTTTTTAGACAGATAGATCTTTGCCGTTTCTGACTGCTCTTCCAATGGCTTGATCTGCGTTTCAAGCTCTGAAATAATATCATTTACTCTGACGAGATTTCCCTCTTCCTCAGACAGTTTCTTCTGTGCGATATTCTTTCTTCTCTTAAATTTAACGATTCCGGCAGCTTCATCAAAAAGTTCTCTTCTTTCCTCAGCTTTTCCCGAAAGAATCTTATCAATCTGGCCCTGTCCGATTATAGAATAACCTTCCTGACCAATACCTGTATCATAAAAAAGCTCCTCAACGTCACGAAGCCTGCAGGTATTTCCATTTATAAGATATTCACTTTCTCCGGAGCGGTAAACACGTCTTGCAACTGTAACCTCATCGAATTCGATAGAAAGAGCGTGATCTGAATTATCCAGGCAAATAGCTACACTGGCATATCCCATAGGTTTTCTTGTTTCAGTGCCTGAGAAAATAACATCCTGCATTGAGGAACCTCTGAGTTCCTTCGCGCTCTGTTCTCCCAATACCCATCTTACAGCGTCTGCTACATTGCTTTTACCGGATCCGTTAGGTCCAACAATACCTGTTATTCCGCCCTTAAAATTAAACTCAAGCTTATTTGCAAACGATTTGAACCCCTGGATTTCTATACTCTTTAAATACATCTGACCTTCCCTTTACGAAAGCTTGACAAGAGCCTCATACGCAGCTCTCTGTTCAGCTGTTTTTTTCGAACTACCCGTTCCTTCGGAAATATCTTTCCCGTCTATGACTGCTGCAACCGTAAACTTTCTCATATGTTCAGGACCGGTTTCAGCTATGAGCCTGTACTCAAGCACTCCTCCCTCTTTCTGAACCCTGTTCTGCAGACAGGATTTAGAATCATGGAAAAGGCGTTTCTTCTCCATATCAGTGATGACAAATCTGTTTATAAAAGCTGCTGCACAAGCAAATCCTTCATCACCGGCATCGAGATAAATTGCTCCTATAATAGCCTCAAAAATATCTGAAACAATTGAATCATGGTATCGTGACCCCTGCGCATCTTCTCCCTTGCCCAAAAGAATATAATCCGAAAGAGATAATTCCTGAGCGCAAAATGCCAAAGTCGGCTCACATACAAGAGCAGCCCTTAACTGGGTCATTTCTCCTTCCTGCATATCCGGACGATTCTTATAGAGAAAATCGCTGACTGTAAGCTCAAGTACGGCATCTCCTAAAAATTCAAGTCTCTGATAATCAGGATATTTATTGATCATTAATTCATTAATGTATGAACTGTGAGAAACCGCTGATTTTAATAGTTTCTCGTCTTTGAAATGATAACCAATGCTTTCCTCAAGCCTGGTCAATGGATATTTATTATTCATTATATTCACCGTTAAAATTCAAACAATTATAAAGATATGAAAAAGAGCTCCTTACTAATAAGGAGCTCATATCTTTCAGCAGCTAATAATCTAAGACTGTGATTTAATCTCAAGCCTTCTCTGAAGCAGACTTGATCTGTGCTACAGCATCAGCAACAGTTACGATCTTCTCAGCAGCGTCTGTATCGATAACGATATCAAACTCCTGCTCGATTCCCATGATGATCTGGAAAACGTCGAGTGAATCAGCACCAAGATCATCTGTGAATGTTGTCTCCATAGAGATCTCGTTCTTGTCTACATTTAATACCTCTGCGATGATGTCTTTTAACTTTTCAAATTCCATTTTTTGTGTTCCTTTCTTAACCTTGTAAAAATTCTTTTTTATTTTATATATAGCCTTTTCAGGCATCCTTTAAGCAGATCAGATTCTGTATCTTTTCATTTATCTTTTCTTCTTTAAATGAGATACACTGCACAATCGAATTTGTTATTTCCTTGTGCTTTGAACTGCCGTGGGTTTTAACAACTAGACCGTTAAGTCCCAAAAGAGGCGCACCGCCATACTCACTTACGTCAAACATTTTCAGAACGCCTTTAAGTGCAGGTTTTATCAAAAGCCCTCCGATTTTAGCTCTGAGAGAAGACATTATACCTGCCTTTATCTGCTGCATCATTATGATTCCAACGCCTTCCATCATTTTTAATGCTATGTTTCCGGCAAAGGCTTCACATACAACAACATCAGCAACGCCCTGGTTCATATCCCTGGCTTCTATGCTTCCAATAAAGTTTATATCAGGACAGTTCTTCAATAAAGGATACGTCTCTTTGACAAGCATATTTCCCTTTTCTTCTTCTGCACCGATATTCAATATTGCAACCTTAGGATTCTTTATACCCCGAATATTCTCTACATATACAGAACCCATTTTAGCAAACTGGACGAGATGATCAGATCTGGCATCTACATTTGCTCCACAGTCAAGCAGCAACGATGCTCCCTTTGTTGTTGGGAAAAAAGTTGCCAAAGGAGTTCTTTCAACTCCTTTTATACGACCTACAAGCACCTGACCTCCAACAAGTATCGCCCCGGAACTTCCTGCCGATACAAAGGCATCACACTCGCCATCGTGAACAAGCTTCATGCCTACAACTATTGAAGAATCTTTTTTCTTTCTAATGGCCATTACCGGAGGTTCTCCGGTCTCTATGACCTCAGACGCTATAATCTGTTTTATTCTGTCCTCAGGATAGGAATATTTCGCCAGCTCTGTCTTCAATGCATCCTCAGTCCCTATCAGATATACAACTATGTTATCCTTAAGGTTTACTGCATCGACTGCGCCCTTGACTGTTTCTACCGGTGCATTATCTCCACCCATAGCATCAAGTGCAACTTTTACAATTTCTGACATGAATAACTCTCCATTTAGTTTATCTGCTGTTTATCTTTTACCAACAGCAATATTACTATACAAGAGTGTTTCATAAAAATCAAGGCTAAAATTCAAATTTTAACTCACAATGGACAAACTATGTTACTGTTCACACAGCTCTGCGCACTTGCTGCGCTGAGCGTAAGAAAACATACAGCAAGAAATATGGATTTGCCCCATTGCCGAAGGCAATCTTTAGATGGGCAAATCCAGTTACTGTGAGCACCTGTAAGGTGTGAACAGTAACCAAACTATAAGACAATGTCCGTTTTAAGCCAAAAACAAAGCCCTAAAATCCTCCTGCATTAAAAAAACGCACCATTCAACAAATGAACGGTGCGTTATGACAATCATTCTACTGCCTGTTAAGCCTGTGCAATGATTTCCTTTTTGTTGTAAGAACCACAGCTCTTGCATACTCTATGAGGGAGCATAAGCTCGCCGCACTTAGGGCACTTTACAAGAGTAAGAGAAGCCATCTTCCAATTAGCTCTTCTCTGATCTCTGTGTCCCTTAGAAGATTTATTCTTCGGACAAATTGACATCTATCTACACCTCCTAACACGCTTTATAATCAAAATAATGCATATAATCAAAATGAACCATGCTTTTTAGATTATACACATGCAGTTTTAGTTTGTCAACAAATTTATTTATGACAATGCTGCAGTGATAATTGACATTGAATAAACTTCAAGTGCATTACATCCACGTGAGAGGTCATTGATCTGAGCATTAAGTCCAAGAAGAATAGGACCATATGCCTCAAAGTTACCCATACGCTGAGCAATCTTATAACCGATATTTCCTGCATTGATATCAGGGAAAATGAATGTATTTGCATGTCCTGCAACTGATGAACCAGGGCACTTTGTACGAGCTACTCTGGGTGAAACTGCCGCATCAAACTGAAGCTCACCTTCTATAGGAAGCTCAGGATATCTTTCCTTAGCCTTCTTTGTAGCATTCTGCATCTTTGTAACTGCATCACCCTTACCTGATCCAAGTGTTGAATAGCTTAAGAAAGCAACCTTAGGATCAACGCCGAATACTCTTGCACATTCTACCGTCTCGCCGCAGATCTCAACAAGCTCATCCTCTGTAGGATAAAGATTGATAGCGCAGTCTGCCATCGCAAGAACCTCATTCTCGCCTGTAGCTGAAGGACGAACAAGTATGAAGCATGATGAAACAATAGAGTTACCGGGCTTTGTCTTAATGATCTGAAGTGCAGGACGAACTGTATCAGCAGTTGAGTATGTAGCACCGCCAAGAAGGCAGTCAGCAACGCCCATCTTTACAAGCATTGTACCAAAATAGTTGCCGCCTGCAAGGATCTTTCTTGCCTCTTCCGGCTGCATTCCCTTGCTTTTTCTGATCTCACAGAAAAGGTCTACCATTTCATCAAAACGATCATAGTTTTCTGGATCTATAATAACAGCACCACGAATATTATATCCGGCCTCTTCTGCTGACTTTTCTATTTCATCAGGATTTCCGAGGAGAACGGGCTTTAAAAAGTTGCTTGCAAGAAGTCTTGAAGCAGCCTCAAGTATTCTGGGATCAGAACCCTCAGTGAAGACGATCGTCTTAGGATTCTTTTTAAGTTTTTCTATCATAGTACCAAAACCGAACATAAGAAATTCCTCCAAAAAAAATTGAATTATTATATCATTAGGCGGCCAGTAAAATCCACTGACCGCCTAATATTATAGTGCAATTTAAGTTTTACAAAATTGATTTAAATCAAACCGAAACGTTAAGAAATTCACATGCCCTCAATCCTTTTCCTCAGGCAGTAAATAGTATCTTGTACAACCACATCTGCTCTTATATACTCTCTGCCAGACCTTCCATATATACTCACTTGAAATATATGGTCTTCTTATTTTATCTGTATCTACCAGTGCCGAAACCTCGATATAAAGTTCATGAGCTAAATCCGACTCAAACCTCACGTTCATCTTTCTCTCCTTGCAAAACATAATAGCATTATCCAACATACACCGGTCGGATACATTTACCATAAACAACTTTTTTAATCAGTCACTTTCATAATATTATCTGAATTCTTTTTATATTTCAAGAGTTCATATTAAGGCATAATATTTTTTCTGAAAATTTTAGCTCAAAAATCACAGAACTTATTATCTGAAAAAATATTTAACTTAAATTGTATTATTTTAAATAATTCAATCATGTCTATAAAATTTAAGCTTCAGATAACCGATAAAAAATGTAGAAAGTCTGTTTTTGACTGAAGTCAAAGCAGATCAAGCCTATCTGTTTATCTCTTGATCAGAAGCATTTGTAAACAAACAATTCATATTCAAAGGCGGCGCAAGTATGGCATACGATATCAAACGTTTACTTGAACTTTCAGTAAACATCAACAAGTTTATAGATCCTGATGACTTCTTTGAAGCTGTGATCAATGAAGCCATGTATATCACAAACTGCGATGGCGGGACTATATATATTCCCGGCAAAGAAGGGCTTACATTCCAATATGTACGTACAAAATCCAAATATATAACTATGGGTTGTGATTCAGGTGCCACTTCTCTCCCACCTATACCAATGGATAAGCACTATGCCTGTGCGCAGGTAGCGATCACTCAGGAACCTCTGAATATACGCGATGTATATTACGCAAAAAATTTTGACTTTAATGGTACTTACGTTTTTGACAAGTCAAACAGTTACAGATCACATTCTATGCTTATACTGCCTATGTCTTCATGTTTTGAACTCGTAGGTGTAATACAGCTGATCAATTCGATTGACCCTGAAACCGGTCATTGGACACCCTTCACAAGCGAACACGAGCAGCTCTGTAAATATCTTGCAGGTATTTCTGCTATTAAATTAGAAAATATGAAACTTAAAGGTTTATTAGCTGATAAAAGAAAGTTAGGAAAATAACTCCTATGACCGCAAAAAAATATGTTTTTTTAAGCTATAGTTCAAAAGATGCTGATTTTATGAAGGAAATTGTGGGGCTCCTTCAGTCTATGAATATTGAATACTGGAAAGCACCCGAAAAAATCCCTGCAGGATCCAGCTATGCCAAAGAAATCAACTGTGCAATTGAAAACTGCAGCTTATTTTTGCTGGTCTTATCCCAAAATTCACAGGAATCTATATGGGTTGAAAAAGAAATAGACTGCGCATTAAACAGCAGACGTGTAATTATTCCTTATAATATAGATAATGTTGCCCTGGTTGATGCGTTTAAATTTTATCTTAATAATGTTCAGATGGTCTTCCACAATAATTCTGTCCGAAAGTTTAAGGAGTTGGAGGATCTGCTGAAAAAATACATATTAAACACTGCTAAAATTCCATCAAAAAAACCAATGCACTCAAGCCCTACTGGCAGTAACAGTCCGCGTGCACAGGCAAAAAGTCCGCAAAGCCAACAAAGTCCACAAAACCTACAGGTTTTTAATGACGCATACAGAAGGATAACTAAAAGAAACCTTCTCAAATTTAATCGTGTTCCCACAAGATGTGCCTATTGCGGTGGTAAATTGTTCAATACTCACGATGGAGTTTTTGTCTGTGAAAACTGTAACCGTGAGAACTATGATGATTATCAGAAAATAGAAAATTTTCTCAGAAATAATGGTAAAGCTACAGTTCCTGAAATCTCCAGGGCACTTAAGCTACCTGTAAAAGTAATTCTGAACTGGCAACATATGCGACAGGAAAATAAACTATGAGCATTGAAGTCTGGATAATAGGCGAAGACAAAAGAAATATGATCAAAAATCAGAGAATGATCAACAGGAATGGCAGTATGCGTGCTGTTTGTCTTTTATCTGAAAAAGCCTT is from Lachnospiraceae bacterium C1.1 and encodes:
- the rnc gene encoding ribonuclease III, yielding MNNKYPLTRLEESIGYHFKDEKLLKSAVSHSSYINELMINKYPDYQRLEFLGDAVLELTVSDFLYKNRPDMQEGEMTQLRAALVCEPTLAFCAQELSLSDYILLGKGEDAQGSRYHDSIVSDIFEAIIGAIYLDAGDEGFACAAAFINRFVITDMEKKRLFHDSKSCLQNRVQKEGGVLEYRLIAETGPEHMRKFTVAAVIDGKDISEGTGSSKKTAEQRAAYEALVKLS
- the acpP gene encoding acyl carrier protein; the encoded protein is MEFEKLKDIIAEVLNVDKNEISMETTFTDDLGADSLDVFQIIMGIEQEFDIVIDTDAAEKIVTVADAVAQIKSASEKA
- the plsX gene encoding phosphate acyltransferase PlsX; the encoded protein is MSEIVKVALDAMGGDNAPVETVKGAVDAVNLKDNIVVYLIGTEDALKTELAKYSYPEDRIKQIIASEVIETGEPPVMAIRKKKDSSIVVGMKLVHDGECDAFVSAGSSGAILVGGQVLVGRIKGVERTPLATFFPTTKGASLLLDCGANVDARSDHLVQFAKMGSVYVENIRGIKNPKVAILNIGAEEEKGNMLVKETYPLLKNCPDINFIGSIEARDMNQGVADVVVCEAFAGNIALKMMEGVGIIMMQQIKAGIMSSLRAKIGGLLIKPALKGVLKMFDVSEYGGAPLLGLNGLVVKTHGSSKHKEITNSIVQCISFKEEKINEKIQNLICLKDA
- the rpmF gene encoding 50S ribosomal protein L32; the encoded protein is MSICPKNKSSKGHRDQRRANWKMASLTLVKCPKCGELMLPHRVCKSCGSYNKKEIIAQA
- the pta gene encoding phosphate acetyltransferase; amino-acid sequence: MFGFGTMIEKLKKNPKTIVFTEGSDPRILEAASRLLASNFLKPVLLGNPDEIEKSAEEAGYNIRGAVIIDPENYDRFDEMVDLFCEIRKSKGMQPEEARKILAGGNYFGTMLVKMGVADCLLGGATYSTADTVRPALQIIKTKPGNSIVSSCFILVRPSATGENEVLAMADCAINLYPTEDELVEICGETVECARVFGVDPKVAFLSYSTLGSGKGDAVTKMQNATKKAKERYPELPIEGELQFDAAVSPRVARTKCPGSSVAGHANTFIFPDINAGNIGYKIAQRMGNFEAYGPILLGLNAQINDLSRGCNALEVYSMSIITAALS
- a CDS encoding GAF domain-containing protein; protein product: MAYDIKRLLELSVNINKFIDPDDFFEAVINEAMYITNCDGGTIYIPGKEGLTFQYVRTKSKYITMGCDSGATSLPPIPMDKHYACAQVAITQEPLNIRDVYYAKNFDFNGTYVFDKSNSYRSHSMLILPMSSCFELVGVIQLINSIDPETGHWTPFTSEHEQLCKYLAGISAIKLENMKLKGLLADKRKLGK
- a CDS encoding toll/interleukin-1 receptor domain-containing protein, with the translated sequence MTAKKYVFLSYSSKDADFMKEIVGLLQSMNIEYWKAPEKIPAGSSYAKEINCAIENCSLFLLVLSQNSQESIWVEKEIDCALNSRRVIIPYNIDNVALVDAFKFYLNNVQMVFHNNSVRKFKELEDLLKKYILNTAKIPSKKPMHSSPTGSNSPRAQAKSPQSQQSPQNLQVFNDAYRRITKRNLLKFNRVPTRCAYCGGKLFNTHDGVFVCENCNRENYDDYQKIENFLRNNGKATVPEISRALKLPVKVILNWQHMRQENKL